In the Acidaminococcales bacterium genome, TAGGGCGGAAATCGCCGCGGCCGGCAGCCTTCCCTGGCGCGCGCTGATAATCGAGCAGCCAAGCGAATATTTGGCGCGCGATTTGAAACTGAGATGGAAGAATACGGACGCGATCGGATTGATCAAGGCGGAAACGGCCGGACTGTCCGCGTTGTTTGCCGTCGATGAGGCAATAAGCGCATTCGGGCTTACGAACAGCATATTCAGCTGCGATATTGAGCGCACGCAAAACTTGCATTTTTATTTCGCGGATGACAGCGCCACCGTGCGCAATGTCGTGGCACGCTTCGCGCAAAAGGAAAACTTCAGCTTTTACATAGATGGCCTGCTGGTAAAGAAAAAGGTGTCCGCTTTTTTGAGCAGGTATATGAAAGTCAGCGCCCGCTTGCCGCTGGCAGCCCGGGAGTCGGTCGATGAATTGTCCATTTGGCCGAAGCTCAATAAATATTACACGGAAAACCGGGGCTGCCTTATAAATTTTAAATTTGCAGCCGGCGCGCTTGTTGCCCAGGGGGACGAAGGAGAAATTTTAAAGGCGCTTGCGAGCGTAACCGGGGGGGCATGATTTTGCCTGGCAACGCTATGGGTTTTATCGAAACGGTCGGTTACGCCGGCGCGCTTGTTGCGGCCGATTTCGCTTTGAAGAACGCGAACGTCAGGCTGGTAAAGATGGAACGGGTGATTGGAGCAAACAAGCTGCTGAGTCTGACCGTATGGCTGGAAGGCGAAGTGGCGGCCGTTCAGTCAGCGGTAGCTTCGGGAAAAACGGCGCTGGAGCAAAACGGCATGTTTGCCCGCGCACATGTCATACCCAATATGGACGCCGGCGCGCGCGCTTTATTCAAATGATTGCAAAAACATAGATGCGCAAAAAAAGCAATAAAAGGGAGGAAAAGGAAATGAAAGAAGCTTTGGGGTTAATTGAAACAAAAGGGCTGGTCGGGGCGATTGAAGCCGCCGACGCTATGGTCAAGGCGGCGAATGTGGAAATTACGGGCTATGAGAAAATTGGGTTCGGCCTTGTAACAATTATGATCCGCGGCGACGTCGGCGCGGTGAAAGCCGCTACCGACGCCGGCGCGGACGCGGCCAGGCGGGTAGGGGAAGTTGTGTCCGTACATGTTATACCGCGCCCGCACAATGAAGTGGAAAAAGCCATTCTCCACTCCGCCGTCAAGCCCGAAGCCTGAAAATGACCGTCCTGTAACCGGAATAAGCGGAGGGTGCCATGAAAATAGGTCTTGTGATAGGTCAGGTCATCGCCACGCGCAAAGATGAAAAGTTAGTGGGCTGCAAGCTCTTGATAACGCAACCGTTAACGCCGGAGAAAAAACCGCGGGGAGAAACCGTCGTCGCGGTGGATTCCGTGGGCGCGGGAGTCGGGGAATATGTTCTTTATGTCTCCGGTTCAGTCGCGCCCAAAGCGCTGCGCGACTTTAATACGCCTATAGACGCGGTCATAGTCGGCATTATTGACAAAATAGAGTTGTGAAATGCCGCGCGTTCGGGAAACGGCGTGCGCCAATTTAAGCGGCGGGCAATTTTAAAGGTACAAAACTGTCCCTTAAAGGCCGAGAATATACCTGTGAGCTTGAAGGTGTGAAGAATGAACGCTAATATAAACAAACGGGCGATACGCTTTCGCCGGATGATTGATACGCTATTGAGCGCGAACAAAAATGAGTGCGCCGACATAGTGCTGACCAACGGGCGTCTTGTAAATGTAATCACGCGCGAGATATATGCTGCCGATGTAGCGATCAAGGATGAATACATATTGCTGACAGGCGATTGTTCCGGGGTTGCCGGCCCGCGCACCCGCATTATTGATTTATCCGGCGGATTCATCTGTCCCGGGTTCATTGACGCGCACATGCATTTTGAAAGTTCCATGCTTACTCTTTCCGAATTCAGTAAACTGTCGATCCTATCCGGCACGACCACTCTGATAGCGGATCCGCACGAGATAGCCAATGTAGCGGGCATAGAAGGCATGCGCGCCATGATTGACGAAGCGGCCATGCTTCCTAATCGGATTCTTTTTACTATTCCCTGCATGGTTCCGGACGCTCCCGGGCTGGAAACAGCCGGGGCCAGCGTAACGTCCGAAAACGTAGGGCTGCTCCTGGGACACGATTTGGTGCAAGGAATAGGCGAAATGCAGGGCTTTAGCAATGTAAAGCCGGTTTATGAACACGCGCCGTCGCTTATTGACGATTTATTGGCGAGCGTTTCTTTGGCTTCAGAGCTAAAAAAGACGGTGGAAGGCAACGCGCCCGGACTGTCCGGCCGGGATCTGGCGGCGCACATCCTGGCCTGCGGCGGCAACACTTCTTGCCATGAAACTACATCCAAGGCGGAATGTGTTGAAAAATTGAGAAACAATATTACCGTGTTTATGCGCGAGGGTTCGACGCAAAAGAATATGGCCGAGTGCATAAAAGCGGTAACGGAAGACGGCCTGGACTCGCGCAAGTTGGTTTTGGCGACGGACGATATGCTGGCGCAGGATTTGCTTGATTGGGGACACATGAACGAGATTGTCCGAAGGACGATTGAGCAGGGCATCGATCCTGTGGAAGCGATTCAAATGGCTACGATAAACGCCGCCGGGCATTTTGCTCTAAACGACATCGGGACGGTCGCGCCGGGGAAAATAGCCGATCTGGCGATTGTTGACGATCTTGCGAAAATGACGGTAAAAATGGTTTTGCTCAATGGCTCGGTCGCCGCCCGTGACGGCGAACTGCTACTTGCCATACCGCCCTACAAATACCCCGACCGTTTGAAACACACCATGCGCCGGGCGGACGTAAAATATGAAGATCTTTTTTGGCGGTCGGCTGAAGGCAACGAGAAAGTCGATGTGATAAAAGTCATTCCCAACCAAAACCTTACCGGCCGGGAGCAATGCGTCCTGCCGGTAAAAGACGGAATTATAGCGGCTGACCCCGGGCAGGACGCCATATATATTTTCGTTATAGAAAGACACGGCGCGGCCGGGCGGACAGGCAAGGGATTTGTCAAAGGGTTTGGGCTGGAAAAAGGCGCCATCGCTTTGAGCGTTGCGCATGACGCGCACAATATAGTGGCTTGCGGCGTCAATTTGAATGACGTCGCGCTGGCGGCCAACCGGGTAATCAGAATGGGCGGCGGGGTCGCGCTCATTAACGAAAGCAAAGTTTTGGGGGACATGGCTTTGCCGGTAGCCGGCCTTATGACCGACGAACTGACCGGCCGCGAGGTTAGCGAAAAGATCGCCTCCTTGGAGCGGATAGCCGCCGAACAGCTTGGCTGCAAGCTGGCCGCGCCTTTTATGCACCTGTCTTTCCTGACGCTGGTAACCAGTCCGGAGCTGAAAATAAGCGACAAAGGGATGTTAGATACGGTAAAACATGAGTTTTTGCATGGCGCGGAAAAAATTCCGCCCGAGCCGTTTATTTTAAAATCATAGGCGCGGCCTGTGATTTGCGTGAAAGCGGGGATTGCCGTGGACTATGAAATTATAGATATATCACAGGAAATTTACCAGGGAATGCCTGTTTTTTTCCCGCATCAGCCAACGATGATTTTCCCTAACGTAAGCCATGAGGAAAGCCTGCAAAAAATGGGTTTTATGTTTGCCACCAACAACCTGTTGCTCAGCGAACACGGCCCCACGCATACTGACGCGCCGTATGAATATGACTTGAAAGGCGAGACAATCGACAGGCTTCCTTTGGAAAAGTTTTTTGGCCAAGCTTTTTGCGTTGATTTAAAACATATCGGCGAAGATAGTTTTATTGGCAAGGAAGATTTGCGGCATGCGTTGGAAAAAGCAGGCTACAAAATCACCGGGGGCGACATTTTGCTCATGCACACAGGGCATTTTGCGCGCAATTACGGCACTGACAAGTGGCTTGCAAACTACACGGGCCTAAATTACGAAGCGGCGGCATATCTTGCGAAAAGTGGCATAAAAATGATTGGCGTCGACGCGCCTTCGGTGGACAAAACCGGCGACATGAATTACTCCGCCCATAAAGCTTGCCGTGAATACGGCATGCTTAATACCGAGAACCTGTGCAATCTTGATAAACTTGTCGGCAAAAAATTTTTGTATATAGGCTTTCCGCTGCGAATAAGAAACGGCACGGGTTCTCCTGTCAGGGCAGTGGCGGTCATCGGCGGCGAAAGGAGGCCATGAAGATGAGATTGAAAAAAGAAATAACCATAAAGCCCTATTCCGGCGCGGCGCTGGAAGTGCTGGAAGGGGAGGAGCTTTGCATAATTGATTTGCAGGGGCAGCAGGTAAGCGATTTTATCTGTTTCAATAAAGACGACCTAAAAGAACATGTTTCGCCCGTACATATGCGCTCGTCGCTCTCAAGCCTGCGCCTTAAAATAAACGACTTGCTGTACAGCAATTACCGCTCCGGCATGATGAGGCTGATAGAAGACACCGTCGGCAGGCATGACTTTTTCTTTCCGGCTTGTGATTGCTACAGGTATAAAGTGGATTTCGGCGTGGAAAATCATCCCAACTGTTATGATAACTTTATGAAGGCGCTGCGCGCATTCGGCATCCAGCCGGAAACCTTGCCCGATCCCATCAACTGGTTTATGTACAACGATGTGGACGAAAACGGCGATTATGCAATTCGGCCGCCGCTTTCCAAACCGGGCGATTATGTGCGGCTGCGGGCGCTCAAAAACTGTATTGTGGCTTGTACGGCCTGTTCACAGGATTTCGTGCCGGTAAACGGCATGAAGGTAACGATGATAAAATTGCAGATATTTAGCGCCTCTTCGCCAGGCCCTTGAGCTTCTTCCCCCGGGGAAGGCTGGCCAGGCCGCCGGCCGATTTTTGCGGCACGGAATTCATCTGATTCTTCTTGAACCAATCGCCAAGCCTATCCCCGTCCATTGTGCCGGCATATTGCCGCTTGCCCCGGCCGCAACAGCTTGCGCCAATCCCAAAGGCTTATTTTGGTTCGGCGAAGGCATGTCCGGCTTTCTTGAATATAATCGCTCTTTTCCGATAGTCGTTGTTATAAACATATATAAAAGAAGGAGCGGCGGAAAAATGCGTGGGCTTTCGCGTGCGGCCGATACATGCGGCGGAAGAAACTTGGGGAGCGGATTTTGTTTAAGATTAAGTCCTTCTTCCGAAAGGGGTGATTATATCGTTAAAAATAGGCGGCGCAGCGGGTTTGCCTATCCGGACTTATAAAGAAAAATGGAGGAATGTGAAGATGTTTACAGTTTTCAAAAAAAGTTTATGGTTGGCTTTGTTGACAATATGCATGCTTGTTATGGCAGCTGGCTGCGGAGGCGGCAATACCTCGTCTCCGGCCGCCAAGCCCGCCGCGCCGCAAGCGCCGGCGACCGGCATCCGGCCGCCTGACACGCTCACGGAAAAAGGCTACCTTACTTTTGGCACCATCTCAACCTTTCCGCCTTTTGAGTATATGAAAGACGGCAAACTGGTGGGTTTTGACGTGGATTTGGTAGACGCTTTGGCCAAAGAGATGGGCTTGAAAGCAAAAAATACCGTCATGAATTTCGATGGGCTGATTCCCGCTTTGCAGGGCGGACGTTTTGACATGATCGTTTCCGGCATGTACATCAAACCGGAAAGAAGAGAAATGGTCGATTTTATCGGCTATATGAAACTGAGCAATGTCATTGTTACCAGAAAAGGCGATAACAAAGGCATCAAATCAATGGATGATTTGTCCGGCAAAAAAGTAGCCGTGGTCAGAGCCGGCTATACCGAAATACTTTGCCGCGAACAGAACAAAAGGCTGGCGGAACTGAAAAAGCCTTTGATTGATATTTTGCTCCTGCCGACGGAAAACGATGTCGTCCTGGCGACCGAACAGGGGCGCGCCGATGCGTTTTTGCATTCGGCTCCCGGCGCGGCGCATTTGAGCGAACAAAAACCCAATGTTTTTGAAGTGCCCGTTACCATGCCGCCGAACGCGGAAATAGGCATAGCGACCCGCAAAGGCAATGACAAGACCCGGGCCGCGCTCGAAGCGGCGGTCAAAAAACTGGTCGCTGACGGCACTTATGAAAAACTCATGCAAAAATATCATTTGCCGCCGGAACTTAATTATTTCAAATAAAAAAGCATGCTTTATAGTCTGCGTGCAACCGGCGCGGCGCGAAAGGGCCCGCGGCGGCCTGCCGCCAGGGACCTTTTGTGTCCGGGCGGGCGCGCTGTGGCGCGGGGAGGGTTGGCTTTGGACAATATAGTGAAATATGTTTTTTCGCCGCATTTTCTGATGGGGGCGGTCAATACGCTCGAGTTGTGCATAATGGCGCAGATAGCCGGAGTATTGATAGGTTTTCTGTTGGCTTTGGCGAAAACTTCAAGGTGCGGCGCGGTGCGGTTTTTCGCTGACGGGTACATCTGGCTGTTTCGCGGCATTCCCGTCTTGTTGCTGCTTATTTTTGTATATAACGCGCTGCCGCAATTCGGCATCAGGCTCGATGAGTTTAAGTCCGCTTTAGTGGCCCTTATGTTCAACGAAGCGGCGTACATGGCGGAAATAATACGTTCCGGGCTTAGTTCCGTGGGCGCGGAGCAGCAACGGGCCGGTTACGTCCTCGGTTTGACAAAGTTTCAAATAATGCGCTATATTACCATGCCACAGGCTTTACGGGTAATAATACCGCCTACGGCCAACCAGTTTATCGGAATGCTCAAACTTTCGTCACTGGCGTCGGTCATTGGCTTCGGAGATTTACTGCTGGTCGCCCAGCAGGTGGCGGGCGAGAATTTTGACTATGTTAATACGCTGGTGGCGGTGGCCGTATATTATCTTGTTTTTACCGCAATTTTTACTGTTGTGCAGATATTTTTGGAAAAGAGCATGGATATTTCGCGCAAAGCAAAATATGCGGCGGAAAAAGCGGGAAAGAACGCCCAAGACATCGCGGCGGCGTAACAGGAAATACAGAGGGTGATTTTGTTGAACGAGGATAAGTTGCTGCTGCGCGTTGACGGCGCCGGGAAAAAGTATCACGGAAATACTGTTCTGAAAGATGTTTACATGAGGATTAACCAGGGCGAAAGATTAGTGATGATCGGCCCTTCCGGTTCCGGCAAATCCACCTTGCTCCGTTGCATGGCCGGGCTGGAAAGGGTCGATGAGGGGTGCATCTGGTATGACGGGGGGTATATAGAAAATCTCGATCTTAAAACCCGCGCCGAAATCGGCATGATCTTTCAGTCATTCGACTTGTTCCGGCATTTGACTGCTATAGAAAACATAATGCTGGCACCATTGAAAGCGCAGAAAAGAAAATATGACGAAGTAAAAAAATCGGCGCTGGCCTTGCTGGAAAAAATGCATTTGGCCGACCATGCGAACCATTACCCCATGCAGCTTTCAGGCGGCCAGCAACAGCGCGTGGCCATTGCCAGGGCTTTAGCCATAAATCCGCGCCTTATGCTCTTTGACGAGCCGACTTCTGCGCTTGATCCGGAAATGACGGCTGAAGTGCTTGACGTGATTATTGATTTGGCGCAAAGCGGCATGACTACCGTGATTGTAACGCATGAAATGGAATTTGCCAAACGCGTAGCCGACAGGGTAGTGTTTATGGAACAAGGCAAAATAATTGAAACAATCGCCGTTGGCAACATCAACGAAACTATCGCCGGCAATAAACGGATAAACCAGTTTTTCAACCAGATAACCCGTTATTAAAGCATTCTCGGCGGCAAGGACGGCAGACGAGCCCCCATGCCGTCCGGCGTACCCGCGCAGCAGAGATGTCGCCGCCGCCGCGCCCCAAAAACAAACTCGCCGCCCCTTTCTTCGCGGATGTTCCGGCAGCTGAGGCTGACGGAGCGCGATTGGCGGTTTCCGGCGGCGGCCGCAAAGCGGATGTTCGGCGGCTTCCCCAAAAAGCAGGTGTTCCCGGCAAGCCGCAAGGCTTGCTAATTGCCTCTTAGCTTTCTTTGACCTTTCCGTCCGTGGTCAATGTAACGACTTGCCAAGGCAACAATTTGCCCGATTTTTTGAGCGCCGCCGCAGCGGCCCGCTCGATGCCGCCACAGCACGGGACTTCCATGCGGACAACCGTGACGGACTCGATGTCGTTTTCGGCGATGATTTCGGCCAGTTTTTCGCCGCAATCCCCGCCGTCAAGTTTCGGGCAGCCTATGAGCGTGATTTTTCCCCGCATATACCCGGCGTGGAAATTTGCCCGCGCGTAAGCGGCGCAATCAGCGGCGATGAGCAGGTTTGCCCCGTTAAAGTACGATGCGCCCGCAGGCGCGAGTCGGATTTTTACCGGCCATTGGCACAGCTCGCTTTCGCCGGGCGACGCAGGCCCGGCCGCCTTAGGCGTACGGGGCAGCGCGCGGGCGTTCAAGCCAGGGCAGCCGTCCGCGCGCCGATGTTGCATGTTTTTTATGTGCTTTTTGACCTGCTCTTCGTCATACGCCGCCGCTTCACGCTCCACAAAGGCAACCGCCCCTGTCGGGCAGGCCGGCAGGCAATTGCCAAGCCCGTCGCAGCAATCGTCCCGGAGAAGCTTCGCTTTGCCGCCCACCATCCCGATTGCCCCTTCATGGCATGCTTCGGCGCACAATCCGCACCCATTGCATTTACCGATGTCTATTTCAATGATCTTGCGCTTCATAAATTGCGCCTCCTGGTCTTTGGGAGTTGACTGCATTATGGCATAATCGGCGATTCGGTTGCATTGCCAACGTAAGTGCCGGGCGTCCGGGCCGCCAAAGGGCAAGGCTTCCTTCAGCGCGAGCCGTTTTGCCCGCCGAATGAGCCCCTACGCAATTTTTCGATTATTTTGGCCATATCGTCAGGCATGGGCGCCGCAAACAGCATCTTTTCCCCTTGCCGGCCGCAAATTTCCAAACTTGCGGAATGAAGCGCCTGCCCCTTTATGGCAAAACCGTGCCGCCTTGGTGAATATTTGGGATCGCCGACGACCGGGTGGCCGATGTATTCCATGTGCGCCCTGATTTGATGGGTGCGCCCGGTATCGAGCCGCAGGCGCAGCAACGCGTGGTTATGGAACTGTTCCAGCAGCCAATAATGCGTAACCGCTTCCCGTCCGCCTTTGGCTACCGCCGCCATTTTCTGCCGGTCTTTGGGGTCGCGCCCGAGCAGCGTCCGGACCGTGCCTTCCCGCACGGATACCGCGCCATGCACTATGGCGAGGTATTCGCGCACGGCGGTTTTGTCGCGTATCTGCGCGGACAGGCTCAGATGCGCAGCGTCGTTTTTGGCCACTACCATTACCCCGGAGGTGTCTTTGTCCAAACGGTGCACAATGCCGGGACGTATAAAGCCGTTTATCCCCGACAGCCCGCCGCAGTGGTAAA is a window encoding:
- a CDS encoding urea carboxylase-associated family protein, whose product is MRLKKEITIKPYSGAALEVLEGEELCIIDLQGQQVSDFICFNKDDLKEHVSPVHMRSSLSSLRLKINDLLYSNYRSGMMRLIEDTVGRHDFFFPACDCYRYKVDFGVENHPNCYDNFMKALRAFGIQPETLPDPINWFMYNDVDENGDYAIRPPLSKPGDYVRLRALKNCIVACTACSQDFVPVNGMKVTMIKLQIFSASSPGP
- a CDS encoding BMC domain-containing protein, whose protein sequence is MKEALGLIETKGLVGAIEAADAMVKAANVEITGYEKIGFGLVTIMIRGDVGAVKAATDAGADAARRVGEVVSVHVIPRPHNEVEKAILHSAVKPEA
- a CDS encoding amino acid ABC transporter ATP-binding protein, coding for MILLNEDKLLLRVDGAGKKYHGNTVLKDVYMRINQGERLVMIGPSGSGKSTLLRCMAGLERVDEGCIWYDGGYIENLDLKTRAEIGMIFQSFDLFRHLTAIENIMLAPLKAQKRKYDEVKKSALALLEKMHLADHANHYPMQLSGGQQQRVAIARALAINPRLMLFDEPTSALDPEMTAEVLDVIIDLAQSGMTTVIVTHEMEFAKRVADRVVFMEQGKIIETIAVGNINETIAGNKRINQFFNQITRY
- a CDS encoding 4Fe-4S binding protein, giving the protein MKRKIIEIDIGKCNGCGLCAEACHEGAIGMVGGKAKLLRDDCCDGLGNCLPACPTGAVAFVEREAAAYDEEQVKKHIKNMQHRRADGCPGLNARALPRTPKAAGPASPGESELCQWPVKIRLAPAGASYFNGANLLIAADCAAYARANFHAGYMRGKITLIGCPKLDGGDCGEKLAEIIAENDIESVTVVRMEVPCCGGIERAAAAALKKSGKLLPWQVVTLTTDGKVKES
- a CDS encoding ABC transporter substrate-binding protein, with amino-acid sequence MAAGCGGGNTSSPAAKPAAPQAPATGIRPPDTLTEKGYLTFGTISTFPPFEYMKDGKLVGFDVDLVDALAKEMGLKAKNTVMNFDGLIPALQGGRFDMIVSGMYIKPERREMVDFIGYMKLSNVIVTRKGDNKGIKSMDDLSGKKVAVVRAGYTEILCREQNKRLAELKKPLIDILLLPTENDVVLATEQGRADAFLHSAPGAAHLSEQKPNVFEVPVTMPPNAEIGIATRKGNDKTRAALEAAVKKLVADGTYEKLMQKYHLPPELNYFK
- a CDS encoding amidohydrolase family protein, which gives rise to MNANINKRAIRFRRMIDTLLSANKNECADIVLTNGRLVNVITREIYAADVAIKDEYILLTGDCSGVAGPRTRIIDLSGGFICPGFIDAHMHFESSMLTLSEFSKLSILSGTTTLIADPHEIANVAGIEGMRAMIDEAAMLPNRILFTIPCMVPDAPGLETAGASVTSENVGLLLGHDLVQGIGEMQGFSNVKPVYEHAPSLIDDLLASVSLASELKKTVEGNAPGLSGRDLAAHILACGGNTSCHETTSKAECVEKLRNNITVFMREGSTQKNMAECIKAVTEDGLDSRKLVLATDDMLAQDLLDWGHMNEIVRRTIEQGIDPVEAIQMATINAAGHFALNDIGTVAPGKIADLAIVDDLAKMTVKMVLLNGSVAARDGELLLAIPPYKYPDRLKHTMRRADVKYEDLFWRSAEGNEKVDVIKVIPNQNLTGREQCVLPVKDGIIAADPGQDAIYIFVIERHGAAGRTGKGFVKGFGLEKGAIALSVAHDAHNIVACGVNLNDVALAANRVIRMGGGVALINESKVLGDMALPVAGLMTDELTGREVSEKIASLERIAAEQLGCKLAAPFMHLSFLTLVTSPELKISDKGMLDTVKHEFLHGAEKIPPEPFILKS
- a CDS encoding RluA family pseudouridine synthase produces the protein MEHDEKQKITAAADALAVSAGADDRDARADVFLAKSLALSRANIQKMIKDGLVRADGKAIRQNYRLRGGESFAVEYRPPQPIKVEPENIPVNILYQNDDFIVVDKARGMVVHPAAGNYGGTLVNALLYHCGGLSGINGFIRPGIVHRLDKDTSGVMVVAKNDAAHLSLSAQIRDKTAVREYLAIVHGAVSVREGTVRTLLGRDPKDRQKMAAVAKGGREAVTHYWLLEQFHNHALLRLRLDTGRTHQIRAHMEYIGHPVVGDPKYSPRRHGFAIKGQALHSASLEICGRQGEKMLFAAPMPDDMAKIIEKLRRGSFGGQNGSR
- a CDS encoding cyclase family protein, producing the protein MICVKAGIAVDYEIIDISQEIYQGMPVFFPHQPTMIFPNVSHEESLQKMGFMFATNNLLLSEHGPTHTDAPYEYDLKGETIDRLPLEKFFGQAFCVDLKHIGEDSFIGKEDLRHALEKAGYKITGGDILLMHTGHFARNYGTDKWLANYTGLNYEAAAYLAKSGIKMIGVDAPSVDKTGDMNYSAHKACREYGMLNTENLCNLDKLVGKKFLYIGFPLRIRNGTGSPVRAVAVIGGERRP
- a CDS encoding EutN/CcmL family microcompartment protein, encoding MKIGLVIGQVIATRKDEKLVGCKLLITQPLTPEKKPRGETVVAVDSVGAGVGEYVLYVSGSVAPKALRDFNTPIDAVIVGIIDKIEL
- a CDS encoding BMC domain-containing protein; this encodes MPGNAMGFIETVGYAGALVAADFALKNANVRLVKMERVIGANKLLSLTVWLEGEVAAVQSAVASGKTALEQNGMFARAHVIPNMDAGARALFK
- a CDS encoding amino acid ABC transporter permease; amino-acid sequence: MDNIVKYVFSPHFLMGAVNTLELCIMAQIAGVLIGFLLALAKTSRCGAVRFFADGYIWLFRGIPVLLLLIFVYNALPQFGIRLDEFKSALVALMFNEAAYMAEIIRSGLSSVGAEQQRAGYVLGLTKFQIMRYITMPQALRVIIPPTANQFIGMLKLSSLASVIGFGDLLLVAQQVAGENFDYVNTLVAVAVYYLVFTAIFTVVQIFLEKSMDISRKAKYAAEKAGKNAQDIAAA